In a single window of the Callithrix jacchus isolate 240 chromosome 1, calJac240_pri, whole genome shotgun sequence genome:
- the ALDOB gene encoding fructose-bisphosphate aldolase B: protein MAHRFPALTQEQKKELSEIAQRIVANGKGILAADESVGTMGNRLQRIKVENTEENRRQFREILFSVDSSINQSIGGVILFHETLYQKDSQGKLFRTILKEKGIVVGIKLDQGAAPLAGTNKETTIQGLDGLSERCAQYKKDGVDFGKWRAVLRIADQCPSSLAIQENANALARYASICQQNGLVPIVEPEVIPDGDHDLEHCQYVTEKVLAAVYKALNDHHVYLEGTLLKPNMVTAGHACTKKYTPEQVAMATVTALHRTVPAAVPGICFLSGGMSEEDATLNLNAINLCCLPKPWKLSFSYGRALQASALAAWGGKAANKKATQEAFMKRAVANCQAAKGQYVHSGSSEAASTQSLFTACYTY from the exons ATGGCCCACCGATTTCCAGCCCTCACCCAGGAGCAGAAGAAGGAACTCTCAGAAATTGCCCAGAGAATTGTTGCCAATGGAAAGGGGATCCTGGCTGCAGATGAATCTGTAG GCACCATGGGGAACCGCCTGCAGAGGATCAAGGTGGAAAACACCGAAGAGAACCGCCGGCAATTCCGAGAAATCCTCTTCTCTGTGGACAGTTCCATCAACCAGAGCATCGGGGGTGTGATCCTTTTCCATGAGACCCTGTACCAGAAGGACAGCCAAGGAAAGCTGTTCAGAACCATCCTCAAGGAAAAGGGGATCGTGGTGGGAATCAAG TTAGACCAAGGAGCTGCTCCCCTTGCAGGAACAAACAAAGAAACGACCATTCAAG GGCTTGATGGCCTCTCAGAGCGCTGTGCTCAGTACAAGAAAGATGGTGTTGACTTTGGGAAGTGGCGTGCTGTGCTGAGGATTGCTGACCAGTGTCCATCCAGCCTCGCTATACAGGAAAACGCCAACGCCCTGGCTCGCTATGCCAGCATATGTCAGCAG aatGGACTAGTACCTATTGTTGAACCAGAGGTAATTCCTGATGGAGACCATGACCTGGAACACTGCCAGTATGTTACTGAGAAG GTCCTAGCTGCTGTCTATAAGGCCCTGAATGACCATCATGTTTACCTGGAAGGCACCCTGCTAAAGCCCAACATGGTGACTGCTGGACACGCCTGCACCAAGAAGTATACTCCAGAGCAAGTGGCAATGGCCACCGTAACAGCTCTCCACCGTACCGTTCCTGCAGCTGTTCCTG GCATCTGCTTCTTGTCTGGTGGCATGAGTGAAGAGGATGCTACTCTCAACCTCAATGCTATCAACCTTTGCTGTCTACCAAAGCCCTGGAAACTAAGTTTCTCTTACGGACGGGCCCTGCAGGCCAGTGCATTGGCTGCCTGGGGTGGCAAGGCTGCAAACAAGAAGGCAACCCAGGAGGCTTTTATGAAGCGGGCCGTG GCTAACTGCCAGGCGGCCAAAGGACAGTATGTTCACTCAGGTTCTTCTGAGGCTGCTTCCACCCAGTCGCTGTTCACAGCCTGCTATACCTACTAG